The following proteins are encoded in a genomic region of Oryctolagus cuniculus chromosome 6, mOryCun1.1, whole genome shotgun sequence:
- the TRMT12 gene encoding tRNA wybutosine-synthesizing protein 2 homolog isoform X2, with amino-acid sequence MPREDGKPVAVVAVATEPRFTQRYREYLEKQKLLDRRHRVEKMPDGTVALPVLGETLPEQHLRELTDRVAPGSTCVLTQLLQPVPSKKTRSRAPAQRLCLQVRRWVEARGVAWSAELEADLPRSWQRHGDLLLLSEECFQAKQWGNLEPELWDTVASALGVQRLAKRGRVLPDGTRTPAVTLLLGDHGWVEHVDNGIRYKFDVTRCMFSFGNITEKLRVASLSCAGEVLVDLYAGIGYFTLPFLVHAGAAFVHACEWNPHAVAALRKNLEINGVADRCQIHFGDNRVLKLSNVADRVNLGLIPSSEEGWPIACRVLRQDAGGILHIHQNVDSFPGKRLQPPGSSEMEKEHCPYSQQIITNQEENGATRDSGRKVLSPATKPEWQSPFRYFRP; translated from the exons ATGCCGAGAGAAGATGGGAAGcccgtggctgttgtggccgtcgcGACTGAACCTCGGTTTACCCAGCGCTACAGGGAATACCTCGAGAAACAAAAGCTCTTGGATAGGCGGCACCGTGTAGAAAAGATGCCGGATGGCACCGTGGCGCTCCCGGTGCTGGGGGAGACCCTCCCCGAGCAGCACCTGCGGGAGCTGACCGATCGCGTGGCCCCAGGCAGCACCTGTGTGCTGACGCAACTCCTGCAGCCTGTTCCTTCAAAGAAGACCCGGAGTCGTGCACCTGCCCAGAGACTGTGCCTTCAGGTGAGGCGGTGGGTGGAGGCCCGGGGAGTGGCGTGGTCCGCGGAGTTGGAGGCAGATTTGCCCCGATCCTGGCAAAGGCATGGCGACCTCTTGTTGCTGAGTGAAGAATGTTTTCAGGCCAAGCAGTGGGGAAATCTAGAACCAGAACTCTGGGACACCGTTGCCTCGGCGCTTGGCGTCCAGCGTTTGGCCAAACGAGGGCGGGTATTACCCGACGGCACTCGGACTCCTGCAGTGACCCTGCTGCTGGGTGACCATGGCTGGGTAGAACATGTGGACAATGGTATCCGATATAAGTTTGACGTGACTCGCTGCATGTTCTCTTTCGGAAACATCACGGAGAAGCTGCGCGTGGCATCGCTGTCCTGCGCTGGAGAAGTATTGGTGGATCTCTATGCAGGGATTGGTTATTTTACATTGCCCTTCCTCGTTCATGCTGGTGCCGCCTTTGTCCATGCCTGTGAGTGGAACCCCCATGCTGTGGCTGCTCTGAGAAAGAACCTGGAGATCAACGGAGTGGCAGATCGCTGCCAGATACACTTTGGGGATAACAGAGTACTGAAGCTTTCGAACGTTGCAGATAGGGTGAACCTGGGGCTGATTCCCAGCTCTGAAGAAGGCTGGCCCATTGCCTGCAGAGTCCTACGACAGGACGCTGGGGGCATTTTGCATATCCACCAAAATGTGGACTCCTTCCCAGGGAAGCGTCTCCAGCCTCCTGGAAGCAGTGAAATGGAGAAAGAGCATTGCCCTTACTCTCAGCAAATTATCACCAACCAAGAGGAAAATGGAGCTACCAGGGATTCTGGGAGAAAAGTGCTGTCACCAGCCACCAAGCCGGAATGGCAGAG tcccttcagaTACTTCAGGCCCTGA
- the TRMT12 gene encoding tRNA wybutosine-synthesizing protein 2 homolog isoform X1: MPREDGKPVAVVAVATEPRFTQRYREYLEKQKLLDRRHRVEKMPDGTVALPVLGETLPEQHLRELTDRVAPGSTCVLTQLLQPVPSKKTRSRAPAQRLCLQVRRWVEARGVAWSAELEADLPRSWQRHGDLLLLSEECFQAKQWGNLEPELWDTVASALGVQRLAKRGRVLPDGTRTPAVTLLLGDHGWVEHVDNGIRYKFDVTRCMFSFGNITEKLRVASLSCAGEVLVDLYAGIGYFTLPFLVHAGAAFVHACEWNPHAVAALRKNLEINGVADRCQIHFGDNRVLKLSNVADRVNLGLIPSSEEGWPIACRVLRQDAGGILHIHQNVDSFPGKRLQPPGSSEMEKEHCPYSQQIITNQEENGATRDSGRKVLSPATKPEWQRWAQSAETRIATLLQQVHGKPWTTQILRIQPVKSYAPHVDHVVLDLECRPVL, from the coding sequence ATGCCGAGAGAAGATGGGAAGcccgtggctgttgtggccgtcgcGACTGAACCTCGGTTTACCCAGCGCTACAGGGAATACCTCGAGAAACAAAAGCTCTTGGATAGGCGGCACCGTGTAGAAAAGATGCCGGATGGCACCGTGGCGCTCCCGGTGCTGGGGGAGACCCTCCCCGAGCAGCACCTGCGGGAGCTGACCGATCGCGTGGCCCCAGGCAGCACCTGTGTGCTGACGCAACTCCTGCAGCCTGTTCCTTCAAAGAAGACCCGGAGTCGTGCACCTGCCCAGAGACTGTGCCTTCAGGTGAGGCGGTGGGTGGAGGCCCGGGGAGTGGCGTGGTCCGCGGAGTTGGAGGCAGATTTGCCCCGATCCTGGCAAAGGCATGGCGACCTCTTGTTGCTGAGTGAAGAATGTTTTCAGGCCAAGCAGTGGGGAAATCTAGAACCAGAACTCTGGGACACCGTTGCCTCGGCGCTTGGCGTCCAGCGTTTGGCCAAACGAGGGCGGGTATTACCCGACGGCACTCGGACTCCTGCAGTGACCCTGCTGCTGGGTGACCATGGCTGGGTAGAACATGTGGACAATGGTATCCGATATAAGTTTGACGTGACTCGCTGCATGTTCTCTTTCGGAAACATCACGGAGAAGCTGCGCGTGGCATCGCTGTCCTGCGCTGGAGAAGTATTGGTGGATCTCTATGCAGGGATTGGTTATTTTACATTGCCCTTCCTCGTTCATGCTGGTGCCGCCTTTGTCCATGCCTGTGAGTGGAACCCCCATGCTGTGGCTGCTCTGAGAAAGAACCTGGAGATCAACGGAGTGGCAGATCGCTGCCAGATACACTTTGGGGATAACAGAGTACTGAAGCTTTCGAACGTTGCAGATAGGGTGAACCTGGGGCTGATTCCCAGCTCTGAAGAAGGCTGGCCCATTGCCTGCAGAGTCCTACGACAGGACGCTGGGGGCATTTTGCATATCCACCAAAATGTGGACTCCTTCCCAGGGAAGCGTCTCCAGCCTCCTGGAAGCAGTGAAATGGAGAAAGAGCATTGCCCTTACTCTCAGCAAATTATCACCAACCAAGAGGAAAATGGAGCTACCAGGGATTCTGGGAGAAAAGTGCTGTCACCAGCCACCAAGCCGGAATGGCAGAGGTGGGCACAATCTGCAGAAACTCGAATTGCCACTCTTCTTCAGCAGGTGCACGGGAAACCATGGACGACACAGATCCTGCGCATCCAGCCAGTGAAATCCTATGCTCCCCACGTGGATCACGTAGTCCTGGATCTGGAATGCCGTCCTGTCCTCTAG